The Terriglobales bacterium genome window below encodes:
- a CDS encoding sigma 54-interacting transcriptional regulator: protein MQSTSKPSCLLAGENFVLEVAAKGNSLESILESLCRVVEQTANGCLCSVLVLDSSGSTIQQAVAPSLPSSYNDRFPGMPVGLEGGPCAKAARHKTQVIVSNVSSDTQWDAYGWRGTALKHGLKACWSTPILASNWVVLGTFGIYWREPRNPTEHDQKVIEQVTHLASVLIERKHNELALRQNEERFRLIVDTIPGFVCTFKASGEVELLNHQLLEYFGKRIEERKNSQKNFPTFEHVHPDDLPRVMEAYGRWLESGQPHGLEFRLRRADGVYRWFQSSALPARDTEGHITGLYILLTDIDDRKRAEDALRASETNLRLIIDAIPQFIAAFGTDMKLQYANQAVREYTGLTTEELMSEDQRDVVFLREDSERLREQREVAISRGGPFEYERRVRRRDGQYRWFLARYNPLRDDRGEIIRWYATGTDIDDRKQAEERTRQENFALREQIDQAFMFEEIVGSSPALKAVLSGIVKVAPTDCTVLITGETGTGKELIARAIHRGSQRADHAFVSVNCAAIPSSLIASELFGHEKGAFTGALQRREGRFELAHAGTIFLDEIGELPLETQIALLRVLQERQFERVGGSRVIRTDVRIIAATNRDLSTAINAGIFRADLFYRLNVFPICAPPLRNRKEDIPMLVEYFVKRYADKVRKQISKIDKHTLKLCQSYHWPGNIRELQNIVERSVILCTGDTFWVDEAWLSSRKAFRAESLGPLLQNLHDYEKELIEGALAESNGKVGGPNGAATRLGIPRSTLESKIKQLNIKKYSFQQVQSFNTQNSGNSQVPATPVSSSSPVFSDI from the coding sequence ATGCAATCTACCTCAAAACCTTCATGCTTGCTCGCCGGAGAGAATTTCGTTCTGGAAGTGGCTGCCAAGGGCAATTCGCTGGAATCCATTCTGGAATCCCTATGCAGGGTCGTCGAACAGACCGCCAACGGATGTCTCTGCAGCGTCCTTGTGCTCGATTCCAGTGGCTCGACAATTCAGCAGGCAGTTGCGCCGAGCCTTCCATCCAGCTATAACGACCGGTTTCCAGGCATGCCGGTGGGTCTAGAAGGAGGACCTTGCGCTAAGGCTGCGCGCCACAAAACACAAGTGATCGTGTCGAACGTGTCTTCGGACACGCAATGGGACGCGTATGGATGGCGTGGCACCGCATTGAAGCACGGACTGAAAGCGTGCTGGTCCACGCCGATTCTGGCGTCGAACTGGGTCGTATTGGGGACATTCGGGATCTATTGGCGAGAGCCGCGAAACCCAACTGAACACGATCAAAAAGTCATCGAGCAGGTCACGCACCTTGCATCCGTCTTAATTGAGAGGAAACACAACGAGTTGGCCCTTCGACAGAACGAGGAACGTTTTCGTCTTATCGTCGATACGATTCCCGGATTCGTTTGTACTTTCAAAGCGAGTGGCGAGGTCGAACTTCTCAACCACCAGCTCCTGGAATATTTCGGTAAGAGGATTGAGGAAAGGAAAAATTCGCAGAAGAATTTCCCTACCTTCGAGCACGTACATCCGGATGACCTTCCCCGCGTAATGGAAGCGTATGGTCGTTGGCTTGAATCCGGGCAGCCGCATGGCCTTGAGTTCCGTCTGCGGCGCGCCGACGGTGTGTACCGCTGGTTTCAATCAAGCGCCCTCCCCGCGCGAGATACGGAAGGGCATATCACCGGATTGTACATATTGTTGACTGACATTGACGACCGGAAGCGCGCTGAGGATGCCCTGCGTGCGAGCGAAACCAATTTGCGCCTCATCATCGACGCCATTCCTCAGTTCATCGCTGCTTTCGGGACTGACATGAAACTTCAGTACGCGAATCAAGCCGTAAGGGAGTACACCGGCTTAACAACAGAGGAACTTATGTCGGAAGACCAACGTGACGTCGTCTTTCTTCGGGAGGATTCCGAGAGATTGCGCGAGCAGCGCGAAGTGGCAATCTCGCGAGGGGGCCCATTCGAGTACGAACGACGAGTGCGCCGCAGGGATGGTCAGTATCGTTGGTTCCTAGCCCGATACAACCCGCTGCGGGACGATCGAGGAGAGATTATCCGTTGGTATGCGACCGGTACCGACATCGACGATCGCAAACAGGCGGAAGAAAGAACGCGGCAAGAGAACTTCGCGTTGCGAGAGCAAATCGATCAGGCCTTCATGTTCGAGGAGATCGTAGGCTCTTCGCCCGCCTTGAAAGCTGTTCTCTCAGGTATCGTGAAAGTCGCTCCCACCGACTGTACGGTGCTGATCACGGGCGAAACAGGTACCGGGAAGGAACTGATTGCGCGCGCTATACATAGGGGTTCGCAACGTGCCGACCATGCCTTTGTTAGCGTGAACTGCGCCGCGATTCCTTCTTCACTCATCGCCTCGGAATTGTTTGGCCACGAGAAGGGAGCATTTACTGGTGCCCTGCAGCGTCGAGAGGGTCGCTTTGAGTTAGCGCACGCGGGCACGATTTTTCTTGATGAAATCGGCGAGCTTCCCCTGGAAACTCAGATTGCATTGCTTCGCGTGCTCCAGGAGCGTCAATTTGAACGGGTCGGGGGTAGCCGTGTCATTCGCACTGATGTTCGAATCATAGCCGCTACCAACCGCGATTTATCGACAGCGATTAACGCAGGCATCTTCCGAGCTGATCTCTTTTACAGACTAAACGTCTTCCCAATCTGTGCGCCGCCTCTCCGGAATCGAAAGGAAGACATCCCGATGCTGGTCGAGTACTTCGTGAAGCGCTACGCGGACAAGGTCCGAAAGCAAATCAGTAAGATCGACAAACACACGCTTAAGCTATGTCAGTCCTATCATTGGCCAGGCAATATTCGGGAACTCCAAAATATTGTCGAGAGATCCGTAATCCTCTGCACCGGGGATACCTTTTGGGTCGATGAGGCCTGGCTTTCTAGCCGGAAGGCATTTCGCGCGGAGTCGTTAGGTCCTCTCCTGCAGAACCTTCATGACTATGAGAAGGAACTCATCGAAGGGGCTCTTGCCGAAAGCAACGGAAAAGTTGGTGGGCCAAATGGTGCGGCTACGAGACTTGGAATTCCACGGTCGACGCTGGAGTCGAAGATCAAACAGCTCAACATAAAGAAATACTCCTTCCAGCAGGTCCAATCGTTCAACACCCAGAATTCTGGCAATTCCCAAGTTCCTGCCACTCCAGTTTCATCTTCGAGCCCTGTTTTCAGCGACATCTAA